A region of Allocoleopsis franciscana PCC 7113 DNA encodes the following proteins:
- a CDS encoding DEAD/DEAH box helicase, with protein sequence MNVSTTSVNLDLKTLFPFELDDFQQQAIAALNAGRSVVVCAPTGSGKTLIGEYTIHRALARGGRIFYTTPLKALSNQKLRDFRELFGAQQVGLLTGDISINRDAPILVMTTEIFRNMLYGTPIGEVGTSLTGVEAVVLDECHYMNDRQRGTVWEESIIYCPPEVQLVALSATVANADQLTEWLNLVHGATELIYSDFRPVPLQFYFGNTKGVFPLLDETQTRISPRLKPKNKGGKQRGGRPESPHMTYILEQLAARDMLPAIYFIFSRRGCDRAVEEMGDFSLVNEQETAQLKEKIDEFLSRNPEAGRAGQVEPLYRGIAAHHAGILPAWKGLVEELFQMGLIKVVFATETLAAGINMPARTTVISTLSKRTDRGHRLLTASEFLQMAGRAGRRGMDAIGYVVTLQTPFEGAKEAAYLATAGADPLVSQFSPTYGMVLNLLQTHSVSEAKDLVERSFAQYLATLYLRPQQQAITELTTELTKLDIQLAPIEVKQLERYEKLSERLKEERRLLKLLENQAEAVRAQEIAQVLKDAPPGTILYLKGKHVKVSSPVPAVLVTKEKGSGHSPNFVCLSTQNRWYVATTADVVDMFAEDEMGYVEYVPVPKELMLKPGQVRRGTEETEAIAEHLQRSIGHQAPSADIASFAPEVFTQAKVVEAVKDQLDNHPLHYWGNPGNLIKRHKRRLALQEEIHQHQAQYRENQAHHWQEFLNLIEVLRAFGCLDNVTPTPLGKATAAIRGDNELWLGLALMSGEFDHLDPHHLAGAMCALVTETPRPDSWTNYLPPEPAIEALVHLKGTRQSLLKLQYRYDISWPIWPEYKFLDKIVGGLMGLVEQWALGISWTDLCANTSLDEGDVVRILRRTVDILSQIPHVPAVPNSLRANAIRAIQLLDRFPVNEVVD encoded by the coding sequence GTGAACGTTTCCACTACCTCAGTAAATCTTGACCTAAAGACTCTATTTCCGTTTGAACTTGATGACTTTCAACAACAAGCGATCGCAGCCCTGAATGCCGGTCGCTCTGTGGTTGTCTGTGCTCCCACCGGTTCGGGGAAAACCCTCATTGGAGAATATACCATTCACCGTGCCCTAGCGCGGGGCGGTCGCATTTTTTATACCACACCCTTAAAAGCCCTCTCTAACCAGAAGCTGCGGGATTTCCGAGAATTATTTGGTGCACAGCAAGTCGGTTTGCTGACCGGTGATATCTCCATCAACCGGGATGCCCCCATCTTGGTGATGACCACCGAAATCTTCCGCAACATGCTCTATGGCACACCGATTGGGGAAGTCGGCACCTCCCTGACGGGTGTAGAAGCGGTCGTCTTGGATGAGTGCCACTACATGAATGATCGGCAGCGGGGCACTGTTTGGGAAGAATCCATTATCTACTGCCCCCCAGAAGTCCAACTCGTTGCCCTCTCCGCCACGGTTGCGAATGCGGATCAGCTAACCGAATGGCTGAATCTCGTGCATGGTGCAACCGAACTCATTTACTCCGACTTCCGACCTGTTCCCTTACAGTTTTACTTTGGGAACACCAAGGGCGTTTTTCCCCTTCTCGATGAGACTCAAACCCGAATTAGCCCTCGCCTCAAACCCAAAAACAAAGGAGGCAAACAACGAGGAGGGCGTCCCGAAAGTCCCCACATGACCTATATCCTAGAGCAACTCGCGGCACGGGATATGTTACCCGCAATTTACTTTATCTTCAGTCGTCGGGGCTGTGATCGCGCTGTGGAGGAAATGGGAGATTTTTCCCTGGTTAATGAACAGGAAACCGCCCAACTCAAGGAGAAAATTGACGAATTTTTAAGTCGTAATCCAGAGGCTGGTCGGGCTGGACAAGTGGAACCCCTTTACCGAGGGATTGCGGCTCATCACGCCGGTATTTTACCCGCCTGGAAGGGATTGGTGGAAGAACTGTTCCAAATGGGTCTGATTAAAGTCGTATTTGCCACGGAGACACTGGCAGCAGGGATTAATATGCCTGCGCGTACCACGGTGATTTCCACCCTTTCCAAACGGACTGACCGGGGACACCGCTTGCTGACGGCTTCAGAATTCTTACAGATGGCAGGTCGTGCCGGACGGCGAGGCATGGATGCGATCGGCTATGTGGTCACCTTACAGACGCCTTTTGAAGGGGCAAAAGAAGCGGCTTACCTCGCAACGGCGGGTGCTGACCCCCTCGTGAGCCAGTTCTCGCCCACTTATGGCATGGTGCTGAATTTGCTGCAAACCCACTCGGTGAGTGAAGCCAAAGATTTGGTGGAACGCAGCTTTGCCCAGTACTTGGCGACCCTTTATCTGCGACCTCAGCAACAAGCGATTACGGAGTTAACCACAGAACTGACGAAACTGGATATTCAACTCGCTCCTATCGAAGTGAAACAGTTGGAAAGGTATGAAAAACTCAGTGAACGCCTGAAAGAAGAACGCCGCTTGCTGAAACTTCTGGAAAATCAGGCAGAAGCGGTACGTGCCCAGGAAATTGCCCAGGTTCTGAAAGATGCGCCACCCGGAACCATCCTCTATCTCAAAGGGAAGCATGTCAAGGTATCTTCACCCGTGCCAGCGGTTTTGGTAACCAAGGAAAAAGGCAGTGGTCATTCGCCTAATTTTGTCTGTTTAAGCACCCAAAATCGGTGGTATGTGGCAACAACGGCGGACGTTGTTGATATGTTTGCCGAAGACGAGATGGGATATGTCGAGTATGTCCCTGTACCCAAGGAACTCATGCTCAAGCCGGGTCAAGTCAGGCGCGGTACAGAGGAGACAGAAGCGATCGCAGAACACCTGCAAAGGAGTATTGGGCATCAAGCGCCATCTGCTGACATAGCATCTTTTGCACCCGAAGTGTTCACTCAAGCTAAAGTTGTGGAGGCTGTCAAAGACCAACTGGACAATCATCCCTTGCACTACTGGGGCAATCCCGGTAATTTGATTAAGCGTCACAAGCGTCGATTAGCATTGCAAGAAGAAATTCATCAGCATCAAGCCCAGTATCGAGAAAACCAAGCTCACCACTGGCAGGAATTTCTGAACTTGATTGAGGTACTCAGAGCATTTGGTTGCTTGGATAACGTCACACCCACCCCTCTAGGAAAAGCCACCGCTGCCATTCGGGGAGATAACGAATTATGGCTAGGACTGGCGCTGATGTCGGGGGAATTTGATCACTTAGACCCCCACCACCTAGCAGGCGCGATGTGTGCTCTGGTGACCGAAACCCCTCGCCCCGATAGCTGGACGAACTACTTACCCCCTGAACCCGCGATCGAAGCGTTGGTTCATTTAAAAGGAACGCGGCAGAGTCTGCTGAAATTGCAGTATCGCTATGACATCTCCTGGCCGATTTGGCCGGAATATAAATTCCTGGATAAGATCGTCGGCGGATTAATGGGTTTGGTAGAGCAGTGGGCTTTAGGCATCTCCTGGACAGATTTGTGCGCCAACACCAGCTTAGATGAAGGGGATGTGGTGCGGATTTTGCGCCGGACAGTGGATATTCTGTCCCAAATTCCCCATGTGCCGGCTGTACCCAATTCTTTGAGAGCTAATGCCATTCGAGCCATCCAGTTACTTGACCGATTCCCCGTCAACGAAGTGGTAGATTAA
- a CDS encoding tetratricopeptide repeat protein encodes MILTDRAPHKVSSWNQQTYQRLKLALSLGLRRQIFVAVCDDLSLRNRLAGKLHAELGTSSARASMDAPGNSRLISLKLNLSDPNPLAQIAQWFSQNRQFRNSKPAPGFQILGVERLTRQPPSVQRLFLRRLQSIDRNLLRLESTLLLWLPRPWFHMIQQSVPEFWQWHTGIFEFEGEPTPLPPVGASKPEASPNSVALESEAGQGSFQEHLRTLLTHDLAESDKRPVIEQISWKKQYPLNPPAHKPAADAPKVASASPLGKPNHQMGTAFCVPNDYAKTTHYPIPPAQKVVPLKEDETGVFEELIEHEISMPLTPHAELGLGNLERELEELQIDEFMSYPQPPLLHSQSSEPTSAASANGQSLPPSLSSPTPQPEPQPTESPAETYLELGHHYRHAIEQGDASEENLMIAIQAYEQALHWLDKSSPQVSDILNDLGNLYWMLSRCPGSVDQALSYLEQAIQAYQLALTKLTAEEAPQTYAMIQNNLGAAYGDLARHKDPAESLEQSIRAYEEALRYRRADSDPLKYASTQNNLGTAHWNLAQHQASAAHLRAAIAAYNEALSYYAPQSEPLNWAMIQNNIGTAYWNLAQYEQQEIWLPLATVAYQEALKYRTPEVAPAACAATLNNLGTAYWHLADRCQNQPQQRAEYLKQCIDAYEKALALAGRRPLALTEESSPTNPPISVNFDVFATHNNLGLAHYQLATELHFFISQESKLTHLESALEQHAQVCKDEAAQSESYQTAVSYIIKSIRTIYQEGGMAGQSRALAKVPGQLLPEILPRL; translated from the coding sequence ATGATACTCACGGATCGTGCCCCCCATAAAGTTTCGAGCTGGAATCAGCAAACCTATCAACGCTTGAAACTTGCATTGAGTCTTGGTCTGCGTCGCCAAATTTTTGTGGCGGTGTGTGATGACTTGAGCCTACGCAACCGTTTAGCAGGTAAATTACATGCCGAGTTGGGTACCTCTTCGGCAAGAGCGTCCATGGACGCTCCAGGCAACTCAAGATTGATCAGCCTGAAATTAAACCTGAGCGACCCCAATCCTTTAGCCCAAATTGCTCAATGGTTCTCCCAGAATCGGCAATTCCGTAATTCTAAACCAGCGCCAGGTTTTCAAATTCTAGGGGTTGAGCGCTTAACGCGGCAACCGCCATCGGTGCAGCGATTGTTTCTCAGACGCTTACAATCAATTGACCGAAATTTGCTGCGCTTGGAATCAACCTTATTACTTTGGTTGCCACGACCTTGGTTCCACATGATTCAGCAGTCTGTACCAGAGTTTTGGCAGTGGCACACAGGTATCTTTGAGTTTGAAGGAGAGCCAACTCCGTTACCTCCGGTTGGTGCTTCTAAACCAGAGGCTTCCCCCAATTCAGTGGCGTTGGAGTCCGAGGCAGGACAAGGTTCTTTCCAGGAACACTTGCGAACACTCCTGACTCACGACTTGGCAGAAAGCGACAAGCGACCCGTTATTGAGCAAATTAGTTGGAAAAAACAATACCCTCTCAACCCTCCAGCTCACAAACCAGCCGCAGATGCGCCTAAGGTCGCTAGCGCTTCCCCATTGGGGAAACCAAACCATCAAATGGGTACAGCCTTCTGTGTCCCAAATGATTACGCTAAAACGACCCATTACCCGATTCCTCCTGCTCAAAAGGTTGTTCCGTTAAAAGAAGACGAGACAGGGGTGTTTGAGGAACTCATAGAGCATGAGATATCAATGCCGCTAACACCTCATGCTGAATTGGGTTTGGGTAATTTAGAGCGGGAATTAGAGGAACTTCAGATTGATGAGTTCATGAGTTATCCTCAACCCCCCCTGCTTCATTCCCAATCAAGTGAACCGACTTCAGCAGCATCGGCAAACGGGCAATCCTTGCCACCCTCCCTCTCCTCGCCCACACCACAGCCAGAACCCCAGCCAACCGAGTCGCCAGCAGAGACTTATTTAGAACTGGGTCATCACTATCGCCATGCCATTGAGCAGGGAGACGCCTCTGAAGAAAACTTGATGATTGCCATCCAGGCTTATGAGCAAGCCTTGCATTGGTTAGACAAATCCTCGCCCCAAGTTTCAGATATCCTGAATGATTTGGGTAATCTGTATTGGATGTTGTCCCGTTGTCCTGGCAGCGTGGATCAAGCGCTTTCCTATTTGGAGCAAGCCATTCAAGCCTACCAACTGGCTTTGACGAAGCTGACGGCGGAAGAAGCGCCCCAAACCTACGCGATGATTCAAAATAATCTGGGAGCCGCTTACGGGGATTTAGCTCGACACAAAGACCCAGCAGAGAGCTTGGAGCAGTCAATTCGTGCCTATGAAGAAGCCTTGCGCTATCGCCGTGCTGACAGTGATCCCTTAAAGTATGCTTCTACGCAGAACAATTTGGGTACCGCTCACTGGAATTTAGCTCAGCATCAAGCTTCGGCTGCCCATTTACGAGCCGCGATCGCAGCTTATAACGAGGCTCTTTCTTATTATGCCCCTCAATCTGAGCCGTTAAATTGGGCCATGATTCAAAATAACATTGGGACGGCCTACTGGAATCTGGCTCAGTACGAGCAACAGGAAATCTGGTTACCCCTGGCAACAGTGGCTTATCAGGAGGCGTTGAAGTACCGAACACCGGAGGTTGCTCCTGCGGCTTGTGCGGCTACGCTGAATAATTTGGGGACAGCTTACTGGCATTTGGCAGACCGTTGCCAGAACCAACCACAGCAGAGAGCGGAATACTTAAAGCAATGTATTGATGCTTATGAAAAGGCGTTAGCGCTAGCGGGACGTCGGCCTTTGGCGTTAACGGAGGAATCATCTCCAACCAACCCACCCATATCCGTTAATTTTGATGTGTTTGCAACCCACAATAATCTGGGATTAGCCCATTACCAGCTAGCAACGGAGTTACACTTTTTTATCAGTCAAGAGTCTAAGTTAACTCATCTGGAATCGGCTTTAGAGCAACACGCACAAGTTTGCAAAGATGAGGCCGCACAATCGGAGTCCTACCAAACGGCTGTCAGTTACATCATTAAGAGCATTCGTACCATTTATCAAGAAGGTGGAATGGCTGGGCAAAGTCGTGCTTTGGCTAAGGTGCCGGGGCAGTTGTTGCCGGAGATTTTGCCGCGTTTGTAA
- the rpsF gene encoding 30S ribosomal protein S6, translated as MASNYELMYILRPDLGEEQVDQAIAKYENLLREQGVEQLEIQHRGKRRLAYEINRHREGIYIQMNYQAPATHVAIVERAMRLSEEVIRYLTLKLEDRKADPEPAPVEVEA; from the coding sequence ATGGCTAGTAATTACGAATTGATGTACATCCTGCGCCCCGATTTAGGGGAGGAGCAGGTAGACCAAGCGATCGCCAAATATGAAAACCTTCTGCGTGAACAGGGTGTAGAGCAGCTCGAAATTCAGCATCGCGGCAAGCGTCGTCTGGCTTATGAAATCAACAGGCACCGCGAAGGGATCTATATCCAGATGAATTACCAAGCGCCTGCAACCCATGTGGCAATTGTGGAACGAGCGATGCGTCTGAGTGAAGAAGTGATTCGTTACTTGACCCTCAAACTGGAAGACCGCAAAGCTGATCCAGAACCCGCTCCAGTTGAAGTAGAGGCTTAG
- a CDS encoding fumarylacetoacetate hydrolase family protein, with product MAQRYVRVKTSKGQTYYGLLQLTRNIQVLDAPPWLQGQPTDLELEPGSYELLAPCAPSKIVAVGKNYTEHAQEMGTSVPKEPLLFLKPPTSITSADKEIQYPPQSQRVDYEGELALVIGEHCVDCTPKQAQSKIWGYTIANDVTARDLQQQDGQWTRAKGFNTFCPLGPWIVRELSAGARLQTFLNDRPQPVQSALLTQMVFPPEFLVSYISQVMTLLPGDVVLTGTPQGIGPMQMGDRVRVEIEGIGHLENTVVARSALEAP from the coding sequence ATGGCGCAGCGCTATGTCCGAGTCAAAACGTCTAAAGGACAAACCTACTACGGTTTGTTGCAACTCACTCGCAACATTCAGGTTCTCGATGCACCGCCTTGGTTGCAGGGACAACCTACGGATTTAGAGTTAGAACCGGGTAGTTACGAACTGCTTGCTCCTTGTGCTCCCAGCAAAATTGTGGCTGTGGGCAAAAATTACACGGAACACGCCCAAGAAATGGGAACCTCTGTACCAAAAGAGCCACTCCTGTTTCTGAAACCTCCGACCTCGATTACATCCGCCGACAAGGAAATCCAGTATCCTCCTCAGTCGCAGCGAGTAGACTACGAGGGAGAGTTAGCGCTGGTGATTGGTGAGCATTGTGTAGACTGCACACCTAAGCAAGCTCAAAGCAAAATCTGGGGCTACACGATCGCTAATGATGTCACAGCTCGCGATTTACAACAACAGGATGGTCAATGGACTAGAGCCAAAGGCTTCAATACCTTTTGTCCCCTCGGCCCTTGGATTGTCCGAGAACTGAGCGCTGGGGCAAGGTTACAAACCTTTTTGAATGATCGCCCGCAGCCTGTCCAATCGGCATTGCTCACTCAGATGGTATTTCCGCCAGAATTTTTGGTGTCTTACATTTCTCAGGTGATGACACTGCTACCAGGAGATGTTGTGCTCACAGGTACACCCCAAGGTATTGGTCCGATGCAGATGGGCGATCGCGTTCGTGTCGAAATTGAGGGCATCGGCCATCTAGAAAACACTGTTGTCGCCCGCTCTGCTCTAGAAGCCCCTTAG
- a CDS encoding cytochrome P450 family protein, with protein MTAIHQTITLEHVDITSPSFRANPFPTFRRWRDTRPVVPVRAFGERAWIITRYDDVLAALTDERLVKDRRNAQDPNKKQRGMWTPGFVKPLQRNMIDSDAPDHTRLRSLVHQAFMPRLISQMQTRIHRLAHELIDRVEAKGEMDLVDNFALPIPLVVISEMLGVAEPDRAAFHRWSNVMVNVTKPSNGILAIPSLYQFVRFLRRLFREHRLNPQDDLTSALLQAESEGSQLSEDELIGMVALLLSAGHETTVNLIGNGVLALLTHPAELDRLRTEPELMKSAVEELVRYTPPVLFATTRYAREDIVIAGTCIPKGESVLAALGSANHDESKFENPETLILDRQNNKHLGFGLGMHYCLGAPLARLESSIAFQVLFERLPNIRLAVNPENLRWNSNLITRGAKAIPVKF; from the coding sequence ATGACCGCTATCCACCAAACCATCACCCTCGAACACGTTGATATAACCTCGCCTAGTTTCAGAGCGAATCCGTTCCCGACGTTTAGACGCTGGCGAGATACCCGACCCGTCGTGCCAGTTCGAGCGTTTGGGGAACGCGCCTGGATTATCACCCGCTATGACGACGTACTTGCCGCGCTCACCGACGAACGCCTCGTTAAAGACCGCCGCAATGCTCAAGATCCCAATAAAAAGCAACGAGGAATGTGGACACCGGGATTCGTCAAGCCCCTTCAGCGCAATATGATCGACTCCGACGCACCCGATCACACCCGGCTGCGTTCTCTGGTGCATCAAGCGTTCATGCCACGTCTAATCTCGCAAATGCAAACCCGGATTCATCGCCTCGCCCATGAACTGATTGATCGGGTCGAAGCCAAAGGCGAAATGGATTTAGTTGATAACTTTGCGTTGCCCATTCCTCTGGTTGTGATCAGCGAGATGCTTGGCGTTGCCGAACCGGATCGCGCAGCCTTTCACCGTTGGTCAAACGTCATGGTTAACGTGACTAAACCCAGTAACGGCATCCTTGCCATTCCCAGCCTGTACCAATTCGTTCGGTTTCTGCGCCGGCTGTTCCGTGAACATCGCCTCAATCCGCAAGACGACTTAACCAGCGCCCTACTGCAAGCTGAATCAGAAGGTTCGCAATTATCCGAAGATGAATTAATTGGTATGGTTGCGCTCTTACTGTCGGCTGGTCACGAAACCACAGTTAATTTAATTGGTAATGGCGTGTTGGCATTGCTAACGCACCCAGCCGAACTTGATCGCTTACGCACTGAACCCGAACTGATGAAATCTGCTGTCGAAGAACTTGTGCGCTACACTCCTCCAGTGTTGTTCGCCACAACACGCTATGCCCGTGAAGACATTGTAATCGCTGGCACATGCATTCCTAAAGGTGAGTCGGTACTTGCTGCACTAGGATCGGCTAACCATGATGAATCAAAATTTGAGAATCCAGAAACCCTTATCCTAGACCGACAAAACAATAAGCACCTTGGTTTTGGGTTGGGTATGCACTACTGTCTTGGTGCGCCCCTAGCACGGCTTGAGTCCAGCATTGCATTCCAAGTGCTGTTCGAGCGTTTGCCAAATATTCGACTCGCTGTCAATCCTGAAAATCTGCGTTGGAATTCTAATCTGATTACCCGAGGCGCGAAAGCAATTCCCGTTAAGTTCTGA
- a CDS encoding family 10 glycosylhydrolase — MRSYLRSNQPWHLSTERLKPLFSRHRNRTNPGIPWKSILVGSAIATLFHSGVLPSAVWAETAKLGVVKSPENEGYWSEITTRLQATGVDYCIVDFSQVQQVSDLGSPKLLFLPNIERLEAPQLVALQEWMRQGGRVIVSGPMGTLSQPEIRTRLRTLLGAYWGFDLKQPSGLKPLRTAQQTWVPSSGSTGNIRGGVVIPTGLTSSTAAVWSQRDNSPAVVSNDQSIFLGWRWGVDVMVPPAVDTAWLQAALRRYDIPPSPSEGTSSPSQPYCVPSQASATQRSLTSLPSGNLPNPTRVTPRTASGSANTPTRIAQVDPDFGVAPAQVLPNSKGPLTAGQVSAMSQELKNLIGRVESALLSANASNSNVNLPTTAAIEQFLRAGAKGDSRPEDAQTPDPTMGSNSTIRAVVQARMGLQNFLNAIAQNDYDQARQHWLQARRTLWENYPIDRKLTQPEIRAIWLDRGTIVRAKSEQDLAKVFDQLAAAGFNTVFFETVNASYPIYPSRVAPEQNPLVKGWDPLAAAVKLAHQRGMELHAWVWMFAAANQRHNTILNQPATYPGPLLKALPDWAMFDQRGRLFDPNTKKAFLDPANPQVRQYLMALVEEIVTRYEVDGIQLDYIRYPFQDPRVNQNFGYGKAARQQFKELTGVDPIQVSPTQRDLWQKWTDFRIRQIDSFVSTLATRLRKQRPSLILSAAVFPLPRQERLQRLQQNWEDWAIRGDIDLMVPMTYALDTTGLERLAQPVLMQSTLSSTLMLPAIRLLNLPTIVAVDQIQLLRDSPSSGYALFAVENLDSNLQNVFRRTQSGENVRSSPPSPIPYRQPFPAAAARYQALQREWSFLLANQQLLLREPALSEWGKQADTLSTLLNQLAQEPSRQNLLAAKAYLVSFRSQFQRWMQSQSATQPYQVQVWDNRLATIERLLRYGERTVLKPD; from the coding sequence GTGAGGAGTTATTTGCGTTCTAATCAGCCATGGCATTTATCGACAGAGCGACTTAAACCGTTGTTTTCCAGACACCGCAACCGGACAAATCCAGGCATTCCCTGGAAGTCAATTCTTGTTGGAAGCGCCATCGCCACGTTGTTCCATTCAGGAGTGCTGCCATCCGCCGTGTGGGCAGAAACGGCGAAACTGGGAGTGGTCAAAAGTCCCGAAAATGAAGGGTATTGGTCAGAAATTACCACCCGCTTACAAGCCACAGGGGTTGATTACTGCATCGTTGATTTCTCTCAAGTCCAACAAGTCTCGGATTTGGGTAGCCCGAAATTACTATTTTTACCCAATATTGAGCGGCTCGAAGCCCCACAGCTAGTGGCACTCCAAGAATGGATGCGCCAAGGCGGTCGAGTGATTGTTAGTGGGCCGATGGGGACGCTTTCCCAACCTGAAATCCGCACTCGGTTGCGGACGCTTTTGGGTGCTTACTGGGGATTTGACCTCAAACAACCTTCTGGGTTGAAGCCGTTGAGAACGGCTCAACAGACGTGGGTACCCTCATCTGGCTCTACGGGCAATATCCGGGGAGGCGTCGTCATTCCCACTGGCTTAACTTCTTCTACCGCTGCTGTCTGGAGTCAGAGGGACAACTCACCCGCTGTGGTGAGCAATGACCAATCGATCTTTTTGGGCTGGCGCTGGGGTGTTGATGTCATGGTACCTCCAGCCGTGGATACCGCCTGGTTACAAGCCGCTCTCCGTCGCTATGATATACCTCCCAGTCCATCAGAAGGAACGTCTTCCCCATCTCAACCCTATTGTGTGCCGTCTCAAGCCTCAGCCACTCAGCGCTCCTTAACGTCCCTGCCGAGTGGTAATCTACCTAATCCGACAAGGGTTACGCCGCGCACCGCCTCTGGCAGCGCCAATACGCCGACGAGAATTGCCCAAGTTGACCCTGATTTTGGGGTCGCACCCGCACAAGTCTTACCCAACAGTAAAGGTCCTCTCACCGCAGGGCAAGTCAGTGCGATGAGTCAGGAGTTGAAAAATCTAATCGGTCGGGTTGAGAGTGCCCTCCTGAGTGCTAATGCCTCGAATAGTAATGTGAATTTACCTACCACTGCGGCGATTGAGCAATTTCTCCGTGCGGGTGCCAAAGGGGATTCTAGACCCGAAGACGCCCAGACTCCTGACCCCACAATGGGCAGTAACTCAACGATTAGAGCTGTCGTTCAGGCGAGGATGGGACTGCAAAACTTCCTCAATGCCATAGCACAAAATGACTATGATCAGGCAAGACAGCATTGGCTCCAAGCCCGACGTACCCTGTGGGAGAACTACCCAATTGATCGTAAGCTGACTCAGCCAGAGATTCGGGCGATTTGGTTAGACAGGGGAACCATTGTCCGCGCTAAATCAGAGCAGGATTTAGCCAAAGTTTTCGATCAACTGGCAGCAGCAGGTTTTAATACCGTATTCTTTGAAACTGTCAATGCCAGTTATCCGATTTATCCCAGTCGTGTTGCACCAGAACAAAACCCGTTAGTCAAAGGTTGGGACCCCTTAGCCGCTGCCGTGAAGTTAGCCCATCAGCGGGGGATGGAATTGCACGCTTGGGTTTGGATGTTTGCAGCGGCGAACCAGCGTCATAACACCATCTTGAACCAACCCGCCACCTATCCAGGGCCGCTCCTCAAGGCTCTTCCAGACTGGGCGATGTTTGATCAGCGGGGGCGTCTGTTCGATCCGAATACGAAAAAGGCGTTCCTCGACCCCGCGAATCCACAAGTGCGGCAATATCTCATGGCACTGGTTGAGGAAATCGTAACTCGCTACGAGGTCGATGGCATTCAACTGGACTACATCCGCTACCCGTTTCAAGACCCCAGAGTGAATCAAAACTTTGGTTATGGCAAGGCGGCACGTCAGCAGTTTAAGGAACTGACGGGTGTTGACCCCATTCAAGTTTCCCCCACTCAGCGGGATTTATGGCAAAAGTGGACAGATTTTCGCATCCGGCAAATCGACAGTTTTGTCTCAACCTTGGCAACGCGCCTGCGAAAACAACGTCCGTCTCTGATTCTTTCTGCCGCTGTCTTTCCCCTACCCCGTCAGGAGCGTTTGCAAAGACTGCAACAAAATTGGGAAGATTGGGCGATTCGAGGGGATATTGACCTTATGGTTCCTATGACTTATGCCTTAGATACCACGGGTTTAGAGAGGCTAGCTCAGCCGGTGCTGATGCAATCCACCTTGAGTTCAACCTTGATGTTGCCCGCGATTCGGTTGTTGAATTTGCCGACAATCGTCGCTGTTGACCAAATTCAACTGTTGCGAGATTCCCCATCCAGCGGATATGCTCTGTTTGCGGTTGAGAATCTTGATAGCAATCTTCAGAATGTCTTCCGTCGGACTCAGAGCGGGGAGAATGTTCGCTCCAGCCCTCCCTCTCCCATCCCTTACCGTCAGCCTTTTCCCGCCGCCGCCGCTCGTTATCAGGCTCTACAACGGGAATGGAGTTTTCTGTTGGCGAATCAGCAACTTTTGCTGCGAGAGCCAGCGCTCTCCGAGTGGGGAAAACAAGCCGACACGCTCTCAACGTTACTCAATCAACTGGCGCAAGAACCATCCAGGCAGAATTTGTTGGCGGCAAAAGCTTATTTGGTATCGTTCCGCTCTCAATTTCAAAGATGGATGCAAAGCCAATCGGCTACACAACCTTATCAAGTCCAAGTGTGGGATAACCGTTTGGCAACCATTGAGCGGTTGCTGCGCTATGGGGAACGAACGGTGCTCAAACCAGATTAA
- a CDS encoding TetR/AcrR family transcriptional regulator, protein MARTPTITQSQILKAAREVFLEQGFSATTADVANRAGISSASIFKHFPTKEALFFAAMSEAPRDRIWTAELEAEIGQGDPRSDLLKIALRIASYTGELLPQMMLAWSVRQPGEIVRPPGIEPDFAALTAYLGREMALGRIARGDPTIPALTLLHTVVGFTMSQTLESTTVRLDTSRFLEDFVNLLWRGLDPNG, encoded by the coding sequence ATGGCAAGAACTCCAACCATTACCCAGTCTCAAATCCTGAAGGCTGCTCGCGAAGTCTTCCTCGAACAGGGATTCAGTGCCACCACGGCGGACGTAGCCAACCGTGCGGGCATCTCAAGTGCCAGCATCTTCAAGCACTTTCCAACCAAAGAAGCCCTGTTCTTTGCTGCGATGTCAGAAGCTCCCCGCGATCGCATTTGGACAGCAGAACTCGAAGCTGAAATTGGACAGGGTGACCCTCGATCTGACTTACTAAAAATCGCGTTACGGATTGCATCTTACACAGGAGAGTTATTGCCACAAATGATGCTGGCATGGTCAGTGCGGCAACCCGGTGAGATCGTCAGACCGCCAGGAATTGAACCCGACTTCGCCGCCCTCACTGCGTACCTCGGACGTGAGATGGCGCTCGGACGCATTGCGCGAGGTGACCCAACCATTCCAGCTTTGACTTTGCTGCACACCGTTGTCGGCTTCACCATGAGCCAGACGTTGGAAAGCACGACTGTTCGCCTGGACACAAGCCGCTTTCTTGAGGATTTTGTCAATCTGCTATGGCGAGGGCTTGACCCTAACGGATAA